The region ATCTTTCCCTCTTTTCAAACCAAGGCTTCTTAGCTTTCTGGCTTGAGCTGGATCCTTCTCTGACCTTTGCTTGAAAAGCACCTTCAAGATTCTCCTTCTGCCTACTTGCTCTTCTCTGCTCAAGTGCATAGAGTGAGTTAACCAACTCAGACAAAGAAATGGTTGTGAGATCTCTCGAGTCCTCCAATGAGGAGATTTTTGACTCAAACCTTTCAGGTAAGGTGGTAATAACCTTCTCAACAACCCTACTGTCACTGAAATCTTCTCCAAGGAGTCTAATATTATTGACAGTAGCCATAATCCTATCAAAATATTGCTTGATAGTTTCTgactccttcatcttcaaattttcaaactccCTTCTAAGGTTGATGACTTGTTGCTGCCTAGTCTTGTCTGATCCCATGAACTCCTCTTTTAGCTTGTCCCAAGCTTGTTTGGAtgagtcacaggccatgatgcgaGTAAAAATCACATCAGACACTCCATTCTGTAGGCAGGCCATGGCTttatgcttcttggctcgctcctCACCATGTTGCCTGATCTGAGCAATGGTTGGATTTGCTCTCAGTGGTGGTGGCTCGACATCATTTTCAACTGCACTCCACAGATCAAGTGCTTGgaggtaagttttcattttaactacccaaatgtggtagttttCTCCAGCAAAAATTGGTGGTGGAGGAGGTGCAAAGCTCATGTTGCTGAAACTGGTTTGACAAACAcgatttttaagtttattttgaaacaaaaaaactTAAACAACAGAGGTCCTCAAAGACAAGAGGCTCTGATTACCATTTGTTAGAAAAAGGCAGCAGCAACAATGAACAACAAAGAGCATAAGCTCATGAAAAACAGgaagcaaaacaaaacaaaagaacgAAATCCAAAGAGAAGCAGCAAGTAACCGAATGAGAAAAGTCCCCCATCAGCATtcattccatttccatttcaaaatataaaggagATACAAAAGCAAGTCAGTTACCTAAACGTAACTACTCCCACCAAATTTGGCAAGTTGCCAACTAAAATAATACAAGTCAAAAGCTGAAAATAAATCAGCTATTACATCCATCATTTTCATATCTTACTAACTCTAGAAATCAAGTTACATGTCAACTTGATTGCtttaccaaaaaaaatcaaaataaacaaaatgaaacaagCAGCTCCTATTCGATTCTAAAGCTGGTCTGCTGCCGCTGGAAgtttgttgcattgcaggccaatgctCAACAATGATAAGCACTGAAAGGAGGATGAAAATCCCATTTTTACCTTGAATTATAGTGAGTTAGTGACATTAAACGGCAATGCATGCAAAGATAGGACATGAAAAAGAATTTGAAGCTGCACTACAAGATCTTCGTGGAAAGGGTGCTGAAATATCGGAGGAGGCAGCCGAGATTCGGGTTCTTAATCTGAACTCTTATCATCTTAACCAACATTAACAAAGAGTTGGAGCAATTATAGTGAAAATGTTTAAgaaaaaactttattttcttgctTGACAGGACTACATAGAGACTCTCGAACGGCTCCCGAAAGCCAAGATGCTCGATTTGTTTCAACGAAGATACTTCCGATCAGTCATTGTAACAATACCAACTTTAAACATTAGCCATCACAGGTTTTCAACATTGTGTCTTAATCAATATGTTATTTCATTGCTGTTTTATCAGATAGGAGTTGGTTTAATGGTGTTTCAACAATTCGGGGGAATCAATGGAATCTGCTTTTATCTCAGCAATATTTTTGAGTCAGCAGGTAATAAAATTATACACTCTCAGTGCATCAAATAAAACAGTCTTCTATCATCTAACATCGTAATTCAAATGTCTCAGGTGTTTCTCCGAGTATAGCGACGATAACATACGCTATTATTCAGGTTTCATCTCCACCTTTTCCTTGACATAcaaataatttttccaacaaattgatgTAACAAACAATCATATTTATCCAGGTTCCAATTACAGCACTTAACACAACTGTGATTGATAAAGCTGGTAGAAAGCCTCTATTACTGGTAAGCAAATATTTAGAACATTTCATAGCAACCCAATCCTTAAATTGCTGAGCCAAGTCCTTTTCATGGATCAAACTTTATTACAGGTTTCTTCAACAGGATTGGTCCTTGCCTGTATACTATCTGGGACTTCATTCTATCttaaggttaaaattttaaactatctTCTAAATTATACACTCCCCTTTGTCCTTGTCAATttctaatataatatatatttataatctttGCCAACCAGGACCATAATTTGGCACCAAGTTCAGTTCCCATTCTTGCTGTAACAGGCATATTGGTAAATGTCAAAAACTTTTATTGaaccatatatccattcaatttGTTCAATGGCAGAGTATAGCTCACCGTTTTCTTCTTGATCAGATGTACATAGGATCTTTTTCAGCTGGAATGGGTGCAGTTCCTTGGGTTGTAATGTCTGAGGTAATAAAATCTACCCGAGTTAAGTATTTGTATATATTCATGTCCAACACATCTGGATTTGGTCGCAGATATTTCCGATAAATATTAAAGGAATAGCAGGAAGCTTGGCAACACTTGTGAACTGGTTTGGTGCATGGGCAGTGTCATACACATTCAACTTCCTCATGAGTTGGAGCTACTATggtaaatagaataaaaaattatccCCCCCCCCaactttttaatctttaaattccTTATAGTAAAAGCAGTAATTGATTCAATCCAGAAAGATAATTGTGAATAATATTTGCAACTGGTGGCTTTTTCAGGTACCTTCATCATTTATGCTGCAATCAATGCAGTGGCTATAGTGTTTGTAATCACAGTGGTTCCTGAAACAAAGGGGAAAGCCCTGGAACAAATTCAAGCAGCCATTAATGCATAGAGAAACAAGAAATGAGTGGAGCACATTTCTGAATTCTTTTTCAAGATCAAGCGAAAATGGATGTTATATTTGAGGCAAATAAAAGTTATTGTAgaatgaaaatgagattgagCTATGTTTTCTTATCCATAAGATGATTTTGCCAATAAGGAATATATATGTTTCAGCAAAATCTAAAGCAACAAAGTCAAACAAATATGAGTCTTCTAACTTATGGAATACTAGAACTGCAGTCCAGCAAAATTAGATTGCTAACATACTAATTATAACTTCTTGCAATTATTATGTAATGTGTTGggataaaaaatatcaaaaaaaaattggagcAATTTAATCCCTCTCAATTCCAAAAGTAAACATTTAAGGAcaatttcttacaaattttatataattttaattagtataataacGAATTTAGTCTTGAAGTTTACACATTTTGTTTATTAAAGctaaatttcttttatatattctttttgaatttttagattttataaaacTGTATCCATTTTTTAAAATAGCTTTTCTAGATCAAATTGACAGAATATGTAAACATTGAAAGCTTAATTTGTTAtgatatcaattaaaattatgtacaatAGATTGGAAAATATTAATTGCTGTGATCAATTGTCACTCACCTTCAAAATTGAAAGAGATTAAGATGCTCTAATTTTTTTAGAGAGAGATCAATTTACTCAATATTAAAATTGAGAGGGACTGGATACGATTTTTACCAAAGGCTATTATGGTAGAAGATAGTGTTGCGGGTTAAACAGGAAATGAACTAGAGTGGTCCGGGTTTGGGTAGACCGAGAGGGAACTGGGTAGTTTAAAATGTTGAGAATCGAACCGGTTTTAACAGCAAAGATCAGCCTCGTGTTCCTTATCTCTTTCCCTTCCAATCCCatactcccattttattttttattttttatttttatttttgggttccAACTTGAAGAATTTCTGGATTCCAATGAGAATACATTGAGAGGGTGTTGAACATTCAACATGTACTCGTTGATGTCAACGCCTCTCTGCAACTATGGCGTTTCAAAGCTCCCTTTACCACCTTCTTTCAACTTAAAACACAACTACCCCAAGTTTCTCAGTTGCAGAAAAGCCTTGCAAATACATGTTAATGCGACAAATGAAGTCGATGCTCAGACAGGAACAGTTGAGGAAGAACCCAAAGAAGAAAATTTAGAATTTGAACCCAGAAAAGAAAGCAAAAGCATCTCCAGTGCTACTTCCACTACACCCCTTGACAAGGACCTCAAAaaggttcaattttttttttcttttagatgcTTTATTGTCTGGTTTTTTAAAGTTTTGCACTGATTTTGAGGATGTTTTTTTATTTGTGATATGACAACAGGTGGTTCAGAAAACTGCTGCAACCTTTGCACCAAGGGCTTCTACTGCTACTAAAAACCCTGCTGTGCCTGGAACTACCTTGTATACTGTTTTCAAAGTTCAAGGCTATGTCTCATTGCTGTTAGGTGGAGCTTTGTCTTTCAatctcatatttccatctaaTGAACCTGATATTTGGAGATTGATGGGGATGTGGTCCATTTGGATGTTCAGTGAGTTAATACCTTATCTGGGTCTTGAACCTTTTATCAAACACTATTGCTGGTTCAAAGGTGTCAAATTGCAGTTATTGCATGTTCTACAAGCAACAGAGTTAACTTACTAATGCCTATTTCTTTGCAGCAATCCCGTCACTTCGAGCTCGAGACTGTTCGAAGAACGAAAAAGAAGCTCTTAATTATCTTTTCCTCATCATCCCTTTGCTCA is a window of Gossypium hirsutum isolate 1008001.06 chromosome D08, Gossypium_hirsutum_v2.1, whole genome shotgun sequence DNA encoding:
- the LOC107913095 gene encoding protein RESISTANCE TO PHYTOPHTHORA 1, chloroplastic isoform X1, with translation MYSLMSTPLCNYGVSKLPLPPSFNLKHNYPKFLSCRKALQIHVNATNEVDAQTGTVEEEPKEENLEFEPRKESKSISSATSTTPLDKDLKKVVQKTAATFAPRASTATKNPAVPGTTLYTVFKVQGYVSLLLGGALSFNLIFPSNEPDIWRLMGMWSIWMFTIPSLRARDCSKNEKEALNYLFLIIPLLNVIIPFFWKSFAVVWSADIVAFFAMYAWKLGWLQKTE
- the LOC107913095 gene encoding protein RESISTANCE TO PHYTOPHTHORA 1, chloroplastic isoform X2 — protein: MYSLMSTPLCNYGVSKLPLPPSFNLKHNYPKFLSCRKALQIHVNATNEVDAQTGTVEEEPKEENLEFEPRKESKSISSATSTTPLDKDLKKVVQKTAATFAPRASTATKNPAVPGTTLYTVFKVQGYVSLLLAIPSLRARDCSKNEKEALNYLFLIIPLLNVIIPFFWKSFAVVWSADIVAFFAMYAWKLGWLQKTE